From the genome of Hymenobacter cellulosilyticus, one region includes:
- a CDS encoding DUF779 domain-containing protein has translation MPRNDKCVFPCLSPNSRVLVTPAAEAVIDLLREEHGPLMFHQSGGCCDGSSPMCFAKGEFRVGTNDVWLGQIHGCDFFMSASQFEYWKHTQLTVDVVKGRGASFSLEIPLGVRFLIRSRLFTQEEEQDMAVVYHGEEYLTRPTEV, from the coding sequence CTGCCTCGCAATGACAAATGTGTATTCCCATGTCTCAGCCCCAACTCCCGCGTACTTGTTACACCCGCCGCCGAAGCTGTCATTGACCTGCTGCGCGAGGAGCATGGCCCGCTGATGTTTCACCAGAGTGGCGGCTGCTGCGACGGGTCTTCGCCCATGTGCTTTGCCAAGGGTGAGTTTCGCGTGGGCACCAACGACGTGTGGCTGGGCCAGATTCACGGCTGTGACTTTTTCATGAGCGCTTCGCAGTTTGAGTACTGGAAACACACCCAACTCACGGTAGACGTAGTGAAGGGCCGGGGCGCGAGCTTCTCTCTGGAAATCCCACTGGGCGTCCGGTTTCTGATTCGTTCCCGCCTGTTTACTCAGGAAGAAGAGCAGGACATGGCCGTGGTCTACCATGGAGAAGAATATCTGACGCGGCCCACGGAAGTGTAA
- a CDS encoding YybH family protein, with the protein MKSLLWMMPLTVVLASSCTKTAETPATTVTAQALNQQFISAWNSKNAIQLDTLFADDVHFLQGETHFQGKSEVSNRWVRETMGTISNLRLNVASSGTDAQTAYEGGTYQVDVIPTTPGTPMGIGEGNFILLWKKNPKGAWKLSYAQLEGLPVRVR; encoded by the coding sequence ATGAAGTCCCTTCTTTGGATGATGCCCTTGACGGTAGTTCTGGCCTCTTCCTGCACCAAAACCGCGGAAACGCCCGCCACCACGGTAACAGCCCAGGCGCTCAACCAGCAGTTTATCAGCGCCTGGAACAGCAAAAACGCCATTCAGCTCGACACCCTGTTCGCCGACGACGTACACTTCCTGCAGGGTGAAACCCACTTCCAGGGCAAATCGGAAGTATCGAACCGCTGGGTGCGCGAAACAATGGGCACGATTTCCAACCTGCGCCTCAACGTTGCCTCTTCCGGCACCGACGCGCAGACGGCCTACGAAGGCGGCACTTACCAGGTCGACGTAATTCCGACTACGCCCGGCACACCGATGGGCATTGGCGAAGGCAACTTTATCCTGCTTTGGAAAAAGAACCCCAAAGGTGCCTGGAAGCTTAGCTACGCCCAGCTCGAAGGCTTGCCGGTGCGGGTACGGTAG